From Syntrophobacterales bacterium:
GCGTGGGCGGCGCCGCTTGTCGGTTTTTCCCGCGGCGACGATCCGCTTTATCAACAGTTCAAAGATGATATAGGTTCTTTCTACTGGACGCCGCAGGAGATTTTTGACGCGACGTTTCCCGGGCGGCAGGTTGCCGCCGCTGAATTGACTGTGATCAGTTGGATCCTGCCGCAGACGGAAAAGACCCGGCGCGATAACAGCCGGGAAAAGGCCGTTTCGGCGGAGCGCTGGGCAAGGTCCCGCAAGTATGGGGAAGATTTCAACGTCAAGCTGCGCGACCATCTGGCAGGGAGGCTTCAGGAGGCCGGCTGCGAGGCTGTGGCGCCTGTGAACGCGCCCGCCTGGAAGCGGGAAGATTCGGCCCGGTACGGTTTCGCCTCTTCCTGGTCGGAGCGGCATGCGGCCTTCGTCGCGGGCCTGGGCACCTTCGGGCTCTCGGACGGCCTGATCACCCCCCGGGGCAAGGCGATGCGCTGCGGCTCCGTCGTCGCCCGGATTGCCGTCCCCCCGTCGGCGCGGCCCTACACCGACCACCATGCCTACTGCCTCTTCTACAGCGATGGGAGCTGTGGTAAATGCATCGAGCGCTGCCCGGCGCATGCCATCACGCGGGAGGGGCACGACAAGGAAAAATGTGCTGCCTATGTTCACGATGTATCGTCAAAATCGATTCAGGAACGGTTTGGTTTTGAAACGTCGGGCTGCGGTCTCTGCCAGGTTGGCGTTCCCTGCGAGGCGAAGATCCCCCTCCCCGCAAAATAAAGGGGACGGTTCTATTGTGCTGCCGGGCAAGGTCGTGTCTTTCTGACCTTCCCGTTTCTCGATCCCGGTCCAATGACGGCGTGTTTGCCGGTCCGGGCCTCGGTCCGCTCCGAATCCTCTGCCGGCTTTACTTTACAATCTTGCGCTTCATTGTCCTGGCCGCGTCTTTAAGCGCTCCGAGATTCACGACATCCTTGTAGTGGATTTTTTCGAGGGTTTCCTTCGCTATTTGAGATCTTCTGCCGCTTCGACAATAGACGTAAATGCGACTGGACTTGTCTTTGGCAACGGCCCCCACCTTCTCCCCGATCGATTCGTAAGGAATCAGGATGGCGCCCTCGAGATGGCCTTCGTTCCATTCGGCTTCGGTTCGAACATCGATGATCAGCGGTTTTACGCCGTCAGCGCCGAAAGATGGCAATGCCATCCCCCAAACCATTACCACCGCTCCCAAAAAGAAAAAAAACTTTTTCATCTTTCCTCCCGATAACTTTCTGCCGGGATACCCCGGACCTGCCTGTAAATTTTTAATCATCTGAGGCAATTGCAAAACTCTCACATTCTGTCATTCCCGCAATGATTTTAAGCGGGAAAACGAAGTTTAATTTTCATAATCTGGTTCTAACTGCTTGAAAAACCGTATTCCCGATAGAAGCATTGTGTACATTAAGCTCCGCTTTCGGGAATGACAAATAGTTTTGCAATTGGCTCAAAAGACGGTTTTTATACGCTTTCAATAACGACGGAAAGCGACTGACCGCCCAGGGCGCCGACATTTATCAGCCCCCGCCGACCCCTTTGCCCCCTTAATCTGCTGATCAGGCGAACGGCCATAACACCCCCGGTCGCCGCCCCGGGACAACCAAAGGAAAGGCTGCTTCCGTCCACGTTGATCCTGCCCGAAACCGCTTCGCCCAGCGTATTTTCCACGGCAAGGGCGTATGCGGCAGACGGAGAATGAATATCAAAGAAATCAATATCTTCCATGCATATATTGCACATGGCAAGCGCCTTGTTTATCGAACGAACAGTCGTCTTCTCCAGCAGGAGGGGACTGCCCGCCGCGATCCCGAACCCGGCCATTCTCGCCAAGGGCTTGCATCCCAGTTTCTCTGCCCTGTCCGCCGACAGCATGACCAGCGACGCCGCTGCATCAGCCCAAGGCGCCAGACTCGCCCTCGTCGCAGAGCCGCTCTCTCTTACGGGCGGCAGCCCTGACAACTCCTCAAGGGTGGCACTCTCCGGAGGATCATCAGCGGTTACAGAATCCTCTTTGCCCTTATGCTTTACCGTCGCCGACGCTATCTCTGGGGAAATTTCTCCGGCGGCAAGCGCCGCGAGGCGCTTCTGGCGATCCTGCAAAACATGCATATCCAGATTTTTTCTGTCCAATCCCCAGCGCCTGGCAATTCCGTCGGCAAGGGCCGCCGCCGTCAGTTCCCCATATCTTTCCCGAGGCTGGGCGTTCGTCTCAACTTCTGTTTTCGGATTGTGAAAACAAAGCTCCCCCGGCCCTATCCGGTAGCGGGGGTGAAAAATGTAATGCTGCGCCATGCTGTAACTATCAACGCCACCCACGAGCACCCCGCTGTATTCATCCCCGACAAGCTTGTTGAACCCGCTGATCATTGTCTGCAGGGCGCCCGCGCAAAGGGTGTTCAGGGTGTAGCCCGCCGGCTCTTCACTCAGACCGGCCAGCGTCCAGGCGTGCCGGCCAACATTCGCCGGCAGGCTGCTCTGCAGGGACTGGCTGTAAATGCACATGTCCAAGGCGCCAAAATCCAACCTCGCCTCGTCCACCACGGCCTTCATCGTCAGCGCCGCCAAATCCTGAACCCGGACAGTCTTCAGGGAACCAAGATATTTTCCGATCGGGCTTCTTTGCGCACTTACAAAAAATACCTCTTTCAAGAGACCTCTCCTTCCCGCCTTTTTTGACGCTCGATAATCAGCGCTCCGCCGATCCCTCCCGCGCAGCAGAGGGTGGCGAGCCCGTAACGGCCCCCGGTTCTTTCAAGACCGTAAAGTAATTTTGTGGTGATTATGCAGCCGCTGGCGCCCAGCGGATGACCCAGGGCGATCGCGCCGCCCCAGAGGTTCACCTTTTCATCAAACCACTCATCATTTACCCCGTACATATTTTTCCATTCCCGCATTACGGCGAGGCTCTGACCGGCAAACGCCTCGTTGAGCTCCACTATATCCAGATCGGCAAATTTAAGCCCCGCCTTCTTCAGGGCAATCGCCGTCGCCGGCACGGGGCCCCTGCCCATAAGGCGCGGATCAACCCCGGCAACCCCGCAGGCGATTACCCGCGCCCTTGGCGTCACGCCGAGTTCCCTGGCCTTTTTAGCTGACATTATAATGGCAACCGCCGCCCCGTCGTTTCTTCCCGAGGAGCTTCCCGCCGTCACCGTACCGTCTTTTTTGAAAACAGGCTTGAGCTTTGCCAAACCTTCCAAGGTCGTTTCCCGGCGCGGGAATTCGTCAGCAGCAAAGACGCCATCGCTTCCGTCCGACTTTTTATACCTTACCGGGACGATTTCGGCTCTGAAGTCCCCCCGGTCTATCGCCGCAACCGCCAGTCTCTGGCTGCGCAAGGAGAAATTATCCTGCTCTTCACGGGATATATTGTGGAGTTCCACAAGATTCTCCGCCGTTATGCCCATCGGGATATGACCGTAACGTTCGACAGGGGCCGCCCCCGGACCGCCGGTCGCAATGGAATCAAGCAGTTTTACATCTCCGTTGCCAAAGGCCTGATTGGCCGTGTCGGAGAGAAAAAACTCCCCCCCGCTCATCCATTCCACGCCTCCGGCCAGGATAACATCGGCAAAACCATTTTTTATGAACTCGTACCCCTCCATGATGGAAAGCATCCCCGAGGCACAGGCCATGGTGTCGGTAAAGGCCGGGGTTTCCTCGGGAAGTCCGATTGCAAAGACCAGATTGCGCGCCGTATTCGCGGCAATCGTGCTTTGCTTTACATGCCCCATGATTACATAATCATAGGCCTCCGGTTTTATCCTTGCGGCATTTCGCTCCACTATTGCCCTTGCCGTCTGCCCCAGCAGGTCCATAAACGGGACATCTTTTATCGTCCCGCCGTGTCTGCCGATGGCGCTCCTGGCCATATCAACGATGACAACCTCATTCATTTACCAACCCTCAATCCTTAAAAATCCACATCCTTTCGCGGTTTTTTCTCACCTGATGTGTAATCGTACCAGCCCTTGCCGGTTTTTCTTCCCAGATCGCCGCTCCGAACGAGTTTTTCCAGGGTCAGGTTTGGCCTCCACTTGACATCCTTGTAACCATCGTGCAACGTCCTGGCAACCGCCAAACCGACATCAAGACCGACAAAATCGGCCAGTTCGAAGGGCCCCATTGGATGCCGGAGGGCGAGCTTCAGGGCCCGGTCGATATCCTCGATACTGGCAACCCCTTCCGTCATGCAGTTATAGGCCTCATTGCGCAGGGCGCTGTTGATCCGGTTGACCAGAAATCCGGGAACGTCCTTTACCCGGACACCCTGTTTGCCCATCCGCTTGGCGATCCCCATGATCGTCTCCGCGGTTTCAGCAGATGTCTTCAGCCCGCTGATGATTTCCACAAGCTCCATAACCGGCACGGGACTGAAAAAATGCATGCCGATAAACCGGTCGGGGCGTTTTACCACTGCTGCCAGTTTGGTAATTGATATAGAGGAGGTGTTGGTCGCGAAAATTACCTCGGGCCGGCAAACAGCATCGAGCTTTTCAAAAATTCCTTTTTTGACGTCAAAATTCTCGAAGGCCGCCTCGATCGCCAGATCAGCCCCGGCGGCATCCTCCAGGCTGAAACTTCTCGCCACCCTCGCCAGCAGATTCTTTTTTCTGTCTTCATCAAGCTTTCCTTTGGAAACAAGTCGATCAAAATTTTCTGTAATCTTCGCCACTCCCCGCTCGGCAAGTTCCGGGGTCGTATCATTCATAACAACATCGAATCCCGCCTGCAGGGCAACCTGGGCGATCCCCGCCCCCATGAATCCCGACCCGACAACCATGATTTTTTTTATCTCCACCGTAATCCCCCCCAACAGCTCTTGTATGAATCTGCGCTCAAACGAACGCCCGTTGAATTTTTTTATTCTCTTTGATATGCGGAGCTTTGCCTTTTTTCTACTTTCTGACGGCTTGCAGAAAATCCCGCTCCTTATACTCGGGATCGGGATAGGTATAAAAACCCCTTCCCGTCTTTACCCCCAGCTCATTACGATCAATCATTTCCTTCAGGGCATCGGGGGGATGGTCTTGCGGATCCCCGGACTCGTTATAGTAAACCATTTCGATGCCGTAAACAACATCCAGCCCCACCTGGTCCATCAGGGCAAACGGCCCTTGTGAAACGCCATTCCAGATCATATAGGCTCTGTCAATATCTCTGAAATCAACATACCCGCCCGCCCATGAATGGAGGGATTCTCTTTTGATTGCCCGCCATATCCTGTTGAAACAAAAACCCGGCAATTCTTTCTTCACGGTCAGGGGAACACAGCCAATGGCCAGAAGCCATCGTCTTGCCGCCGCCATCGTTTCCGGGCTGGTGGAAGTGCCGCCCATGAGATCCGCAATATTTTTCCCCAGGTCGGGGGAATAAAAATGGATGTTTATGCATCTCTCCGGTCTTTTCGTGGCACTCTCGATTCGGGAAACAGGGATGGAGGAGCTGTTTGTCGCGATGATGGAATCAGGGGGCGCCAGACCGTCTATTTGTTCAAAAATTTTCCTCTTCAAGCCCAGTTTTTCCGGGACTGCCTCGATGATCAGCTCCGCATCGCAAACAGCCTCCTCAAGACTGGCACAGCGCTGGACCTTCCGGGCCTGGGCAGCCATGTTCTCAAAAGGAGGAAGGGTCTTTCTGGCCGAATTGGCGATCCTCTGCCGGATCAAATCCATTCCCCTGGTAAAGGCACCTTTATCCGGATCAAACACTTTAACCTTTTCCCCGCAGTAAGCAGCCATGAGCGCGATCTGAACGCCAAGCGTCCCCGTTCCTATAACAGCGACTCGCTGAAAAACGCGATCTCCGGCAGATGGATTCTTCATGGTTAACTCCTTTTGTTAATGGAAATTCCGGATCCGGCTTCATATAAATGTCGACAGGAAAAAAACCGATACGTTTTGCCGGGAAATTCCCGGGGCTGCTCCCGGAATATTACGGCAACGCTGGCACAATCCCCAGTATTTCTCGCGCTTCCTCCTGCACGAGCGTCCTCAGGACCATTTCACTGAATCGGTCTTTTCAGGTAAACGTCTTGCCCGCGGCGGCAAGTTTCTGCAGAAGCGGAGCAGGCTTCCACAGCTCGCCGTAGCGGCCGGCGGCGTATTTTTCCATTGCCTTGACCACATTCGAAAGTCCCACCGTGTCGGCATAGAACATAGGCCCGCCCCGGTGCAGCGGGAATCCATACCCCATCAGATAGACAACGTCGATATCCGAAGCCCGCTGGGCTATTCCCTCTTCGAGTATGTACGCAGCCTCGTTGACCAGCGCATAAACGAGTCTCTCGACAATCTCCGCGTCAGAGACCGAACGCCGCTCCACGCCAAGCTCCCGGGAATGAGCGATGACCATGTCTCTCACCCACTCCGACGGATTAGGCGTATGATCGCCGGGATGGTAATCGTACCAGCCGGCACCGGTCTTCTGTCCAAAACGGCCGTTTTCACACAGAATATCGGCCGCCTTCGAGTAGATCATCTCCGGTCGCTCCACGTAGCGGCGCTTGCGGATGTACCAGGCGACATCATTTCCGGCCAGATCGCTCATCCTGAATGGCCCCATCGCAAACCCGAACGCCTCCATCGCACGGTCGATCTGTGCGGGAAGGCCGCCTTCCTCCAGAAGAAACCCCGCCTGTCTCCCGTACTGCTCGATCATTCGGTTCCCGATGAAACCGTCGCATACACCTGATACCACCCCGATTTTCCTTATTTTCTTCGCAAGCGCCATCGTCGAGGCAAGAACCTCCGGGGAAGTTTTGGCGCCCCGCACAATTTCCAGCAGTTTCATGATATTTGCCGGGCTGAAGAAATGGGTGCCGAGAACGTCGGCGGGCCGCTTTGTGAACGCGGCGATCCGGTTGATATCGAGCGTGGAGGTATTGGACGCGAGAATGGCGCCCGTCTTCATTACCTCGTCAAGTTTCCGGAACACCCCCTCCTTGACCGCGAGATCCTCGAACACCGCCTCGATGACGATGTCTGCATCCCGGACATCGTCGTAGGAAAGGGCGCCCTTCAACATATTCATTCGCTGCTGAAACGTCTCGGGGGTCAGCTTTCCCTTTTTCAGTGAATTTTCATAATTTCCGCCGATGATTCCCAGCCCACGGTTCAGAAATTCTTCGTTGGCCTCAAGGATAACAACAGGAATCCCCGCGTTGGCAAAATTCATCGCGATTCCGCTCCCCATCGTCCCGGCCCCTATGACCGCCGCTTTCCTGATAACCCTTTTGGGGATGTCTTCCGGCATATCGGGGATCTTCGCGGCCAGTCGCTCGGCGAAGAAATAGTGTCGCAGAGCCTTGCTCTCCGTCGTTTCGACAAGCTCCATAAACGTGTTGTGCTCCAGCTTCATCCCCTCCGCAAACGAAGAGGTCACCGACGCGGCCACACATTCGACGCATAGCAGAGGCGCGGGAAAGCGTCCAGCTTTTTTCCCGACGCCCTGGCGCGCCCTCTCGATAAATTCGTTAAATCCCGGAAATTCTACCTTTTTCTCTGATAATTTCGGCAACGGACGGATAGCGGCAATCGAACGGGCAAATTCCACCGCCCCGGTCAGAACGTCCCCCGCTACCATCCGGTCAAACAGTTTGGTCCGGGAAAGTTTTTCAGAAGAAGCGGGGTCGCCTGTGACAATCATCATCAGAGCTGTTTCAACACCCACCGCCCGGGGCATCCGCTGGGTTCCCCCCGCCCCGGGAAGAAGGCCCAGCTTCACCTCGGGAAAGGCAATCCGGGCGCCTGGCGCGGCAACACGGTAATGGCACCCCAGCGCCAGTTCAAGACCACCGCCCATTGCTACCGAATGAACCGCCGCCACAACGGGCTTGCCGGCCTTTTCAATTTCCTCGATCACCTGAAGCAGGTTCGGCTCGGCGTAGCTCTCCGGTTTGTTGAATTCCCTTATATCCGCCCCGCCGGAAAAGGCTTTCCCCGCACCGGTGATGACAATCGCCCGGACGGCCTCATCGGCAAGCGCCCTTTTCACACCCTCCAAAATACCACTGCGAGTCGAGAGCCCAAGGCCGTTGACAGGCGGATTATTCATGGTGACAACCGCAATGTCTCCTCTTTTTTCGTATTCTACGCTCATACTCTCCTCATCAAAGTGAATCTTCGCATCCTTCCTTAGCGAATCGGTTTTTCACCCGCTTCGGCAGGGGCAAGCTCCCCGATATCCTTCATAAATTGCAGAAGTTTCAAAAGCTTTACGTCCCTTTCCTTCATAATCTCACCGGGAGAACGGCCGCCGTAATCGTAAAATCCGGCGCCCGTCTTAACGCCAAGCTTTCCTTCGGCAACCAGACGATCAACTGACCGGTAGGCTGTCTGCTGCGCCGGCGATCTGTAATCGGCGTTTGCAATGGCCTTCTGGGTAAGGTCCAGCCCGGTAAAGTCCATTTTCTTAACCAGCCCGACAATCGGCATGCGAAGGGCAAAACCGGCCTTGGTCGCCTGATCTATCTCTGCGGCTGTCGCGTATCCGTTGTCCAGCAGGTACAGCACCTCATTGCGAAGGGCGCTCTGGAGCCGGTTGACGATGAATCCCGGCAGAAATCGGGAAATCACCACGGGTGTTTTACCCAGCTTCACCAGGAGCGACTTGACCGCATGGACCGTCTCGTCGGAGGTGGACTCCCCCCGGACAATTTCCACCAGCGGCACGATATGGGGCGGAGCAAACCAGTGGGCGATGAGAACCTTGTCCGGTCTTTTCGTATTGACAAAACTGAAGATGTCCATATAGGACGTGTTGCTGGCAAAGATGGCATGTGGCGGGCAGACTGCATCAAGCCTGTCGAAAACCGCCTTTTTGACGGCACGGTCCTCGGAAACCGCCTCGATCACGAGATCGGCCGCACTGGCCGCAATATCAAAATCAGTCGTACACTCAATCCTTTCTAAAACGGCGGCCGGCTCTCCGCCCTCCCAGAATCCGGTTTCCATAAGCGTCCGGATGTTGGAATCGATCAAATTTCTGGCGTTTTCCAGGATTTTTTCGTCTTGATCGACCAACCGGACATTCAACCCCCCGCCGGCGAATACCTGGGCCAGCGAGTGACCCATCGTTCCCGCCCCGATTACAGCCACATTCTTGATCCCGTTCATCTCCACTCTCCCCTCATGACAACCTTTTCAACCCGAGCAATTGACGCGCCTCATCCGGGGTTGCCGGTTCCCGGCCGCATTCCCTGGATATGCGGGTCAGTCGGGCAACCAACTGGGCATTGTCTTTGGCAAGTTCTCCCTGTCTGTAATAAAGGTTGTCCTCAAGTCCCGTACGGACATGCCCTCCCATTGCAAGGGCCAGCATGTTCATCGGCAACTGGTGCCGCCCGATGGCGCAAACCGACCAGAGTGATTCAGGAGGCAGGCTTTCCACCAGATGAACAAGCGATCGGGCCGTCGCCGGCGCTCCCCCTTTTACCCCAAAAACAAACTGCCACCACAAAGGCGTTGAGATCAACCCCTTCTTCACCAGCGTCATGGCATTCTCTATCATCCCGCTATCGAAGACTTCAATCTCCGGCTTGACAGCGGCCGCCAGCATCCTCCGGGCAAGTTCCTCCAGAAAATCCGGCGGATTGAGAAAGACGCGATCATTGAAGTTCATGGAACCGGCGTCCAGCGAAGCCAGTTCCGGCGCGGCGGAAAGGCTGTTGAAGCGCTCCTCCTCCCCGACCCGGCCAGCGCCGCCACTCGCCGTAAAATTTATTATGATATCGCACCCCTGAGAACGGATAAGTTCCTTTACCTTTTGGAAACGCGACCGGTCGCAGGTCATCCTTCCTTCATCGTCGCGGACATGAACATGGACAACCGCCGCTCCTTCCCGCCAACACGAAAGCGCCGCCCCGGCAATTTCCTCGGGGGTTACGGGAAGGCCGGGGTTATGACTCTTGGTCGCCCAACTGCCCGTGGGCGCAACCGAAATAATGATTTTATCGTCGTTCATGAATTACCTCTTGATAATGATTGTGAGATTGTTGCATCTTTGTTTTACCGCCCCGTTGCCAGCAGCCCAATATACCATTTAAATAAATGTTTATACTACAACCAGCATCTCCTCGCTGCAATCCAAGCATGTCCTGTCCTCGCTCTTGATGTTTTCATATCGGACAAAGATCGCCGGCAGAATATTGCGCACATAGTGCCTGGCGCTGGCGATTTTCCCTTCATAAAAAGAACGGTCGAAATGGCTCTCCGGCAATTCTTCCAGCCTGCGGGCGGCAATGAAAGCCTGCTCAAGCAGGCACTCCGCTATCTGCACCTGCGCACAGACCATAAGCGCCCGCACCGCGTTGAGCGGAATAAATTGTCTCTTGTTATCCAGATCCCCATACCAGAGATCGTAGCTGCCTTTTATTCCCTCAAGACAATCGCATCCCCTAAGAAGCATTCCTGTCTCTGCGGCGAAGGAGGCAGCGCCCGCATGAGAAGCTGCAAATTCCCTGATGCCACGCATCCAGCCGGAAAAGGAAGAGCCACCGTTCATCGTCATCTTCCTGCCGACCAGGTCATTACCGTGGATGAAGGTGGTTCCCTCCCAGATCGTCAGGATTTTGGAGTCCCGCAGGTACTGCTCGATCGGATATTCACGGGTATAACCAACCCCGCCCAAAACCTGCATCGCCGTCGCGATGATCCCGAGGGTGGCCTCGCTTCCGTAGCCCTTGATCAACGGTGTCAGGATTGCCGCCATATCCGCGTAGTGGCGGGCCTTTTCTCGATCAGGCGAGTGTTCGGCAATATCGAGACAGTAGAATCCCCTGAAGATCATTGCCCGGACTCCCTCGGTTACGGCCTTCATATCAAGCAGCATCCGGCGGACATCCTCATGCCTGATGATCGGAACACGTCCCCCCTTTGCCTCGCCGAAAGGCCGTCCCTGGATCCTCTCCGTCGCATAACGCGAGGCAAAGGCATAAGCGGCGGCAGCCTGACTGTTGGAGTTATGCCCCGTGCCGATCCGGGACTCGTTCATCATGTTGAACATCATCGCCAGCCCTTGGGAGCGGCCCCTGGCGTCGGGAGGGGGACCAACCATGATCCCGCAGCATTCGTCATTCTCGCCGAAATTGAGCAGCGCCGTCGCGTGGGCGCGCAACCCCATCTTGTGTTCGATCCCGGCGGTCACGACATCGTTGAATTCCCCCAGGGAACCGTCTTCGTTCACGCGGAATTTAGGAACAATGTACAACCCCAACCCCGCCGATCCCGGCGCCCCTCCTTCGGGCCGGGCCAGAACCATGTGGATGGTGTTTTCGCAGATGCCGGCGTCGCCGCCGGTGATAAACATCTTCGTCCCCTGAATTTTGTAAATCCTCGGATCCTCGGTAGGAATCGCCCTGGTTATCGCATCGCCCACATCCGAGCCGGCATTCGGCTCGGTGATGCACATCGTCCCCTGCCAGTCGCCGCTGAGCATTTTCGGCAGAAACAGCGCCCGCTCCCTTTCCCCGGCAAATTTTATAAGCAGATTGGCCGCGCCACTTGTCAGCTTGATGTAGGACATCAGTGCCGGGCACGCGGCGGAGTTCATTTCAAAAATAGCTTTGTAGAGCGTAAGCGGCATGGTGCTTTCCAGATCAGCGCACTCGCTGCTAGATCCCCAGCCGTTTGCCTGCAAAAATTTGTAGGCCTCGCGATAGCCCGGGGGAGAGACAACTGTCCCGCCGTTAAACACCGCCCCGATCCTATCCCCCTCGGCATTGAGCGGATTCAAAATCTCCCTGGCTATTTTATACCCCTCGCTGAGGTACATGTCGACATCCTCGAGTGCGTATTTTCCCCGGAAACGGTCACAGGAAAAGACCTCTTCCATCGGAAGCCACTCCTTGAGTATAAACTGCAAATCCCTTACATTATACCTGAATTCCATATCTCTCCATCTTCAATGTATTTTTAATTTATCTAAAAGCATGCCCCAGGGATCGTGACGATTCGGTCAGGTTCTAACCATCAATGATGGCAGGTAAAGGACGAGCTCCGGCCACGCCATAACTGTCGCCAGGGCAAGCGCCTGGCAGACGGCAAAAGGCCATACCGATTCGTAGATGTCAGTCATGGTTATTTCCGGCGGCGCAACCCCTTTGAGGATGAAGAGGTTAAAGCCGAAGGGCGGTGTGATATAGGCCATTTCCATATTTATCGTGAATACAATCCCGAACCACAGGGGATCGAAGCCGAGGTTGGCGACAACCGGGACAAAAATGGGGGTCGTCAGCAGAAGAATCCCGGCAGGATCGAGAAAACAGCCAAGTATAAAGTAGATGCCCTGGATGATGATCATGATGAACCAGCGGTTAATTTCCAACGAAAGTATAGCCTTCTGGATCATATCCTGAATCCCCGCATAGGCCAGGAAATGGGTAAAGGTATTGGCGCCGATGATGAGCCAGAAGATCATGACCGTCAGGCTCATCGTATCGATTAGTGATTTTTTTACATTCGCCCAGGAAAGCCGCCGATGGATGGCGGCCGCAAAGAATGCCCCTGCCGCCCCGATGCCTGCGGCCTCCGTGGGCGTGGCTATTCCCAGATACATGACGCCCAGCACCAGAACCACAAGCAGGAGAGGAGCTAGCACCCCTTTGATCGTGGCAATCTTCTGTCTCAGTGTAAAATGCTCTTCTCCCGGGGGGCCAAGCCCCTTGTTCATGGCGCAGCGGATGGCGATATAGACGATAAAAATCACCGTCAGCAGGATCCCCGGAATGATGCCCCCGGCAAAAAGCTGCCCTACGGAGACATCGGTCATGCTGCCGTAAAGCACCATAATGATCGAAGGGGGAATGAGAATCCCCAGGGCGCCCCCCGCATTGATGCTGCCCAGGGCAAGGCTTTTGTCGTATCCCCGGGAGAGCATCGAAGGAAGGGCGATGAGCCCCATCGAAACGGTTGCGGCCGAGCTGATCCCCGACATGGCTGCAAAGATCGCACAGATTGCCACCGTACCCATGGCCAGCCCTCCCCGGAGCCGGCCCATCCAACGGTAGGCAATCTCATAGAGCTCATCCGCCATGCCGGAGAATTTGAGCACGTTGGCCATCAGCACAAAAAGGGGGATGGCCAGAAGGATATAATCCGTAGCCTCGCCGTAGGCTGTCTGGGAAATCATCAGCAGCCCCTTGCTTCCCCAGACATAAAAAGTTCCAATTGCGCCCATGGCCAGAAGCACAAAGGCAATGGGAATTCCCGTGAGCAAAAAACCAACCAACAGACTGAAAACGATAATGGTAAGGAGCCAGGTATCCATCATTAATTAC
This genomic window contains:
- a CDS encoding 3-hydroxyacyl-CoA dehydrogenase family protein, whose amino-acid sequence is MNGIKNVAVIGAGTMGHSLAQVFAGGGLNVRLVDQDEKILENARNLIDSNIRTLMETGFWEGGEPAAVLERIECTTDFDIAASAADLVIEAVSEDRAVKKAVFDRLDAVCPPHAIFASNTSYMDIFSFVNTKRPDKVLIAHWFAPPHIVPLVEIVRGESTSDETVHAVKSLLVKLGKTPVVISRFLPGFIVNRLQSALRNEVLYLLDNGYATAAEIDQATKAGFALRMPIVGLVKKMDFTGLDLTQKAIANADYRSPAQQTAYRSVDRLVAEGKLGVKTGAGFYDYGGRSPGEIMKERDVKLLKLLQFMKDIGELAPAEAGEKPIR
- a CDS encoding 3-keto-5-aminohexanoate cleavage protein, whose amino-acid sequence is MNDDKIIISVAPTGSWATKSHNPGLPVTPEEIAGAALSCWREGAAVVHVHVRDDEGRMTCDRSRFQKVKELIRSQGCDIIINFTASGGAGRVGEEERFNSLSAAPELASLDAGSMNFNDRVFLNPPDFLEELARRMLAAAVKPEIEVFDSGMIENAMTLVKKGLISTPLWWQFVFGVKGGAPATARSLVHLVESLPPESLWSVCAIGRHQLPMNMLALAMGGHVRTGLEDNLYYRQGELAKDNAQLVARLTRISRECGREPATPDEARQLLGLKRLS
- a CDS encoding acyl-CoA dehydrogenase, with protein sequence MEFRYNVRDLQFILKEWLPMEEVFSCDRFRGKYALEDVDMYLSEGYKIAREILNPLNAEGDRIGAVFNGGTVVSPPGYREAYKFLQANGWGSSSECADLESTMPLTLYKAIFEMNSAACPALMSYIKLTSGAANLLIKFAGERERALFLPKMLSGDWQGTMCITEPNAGSDVGDAITRAIPTEDPRIYKIQGTKMFITGGDAGICENTIHMVLARPEGGAPGSAGLGLYIVPKFRVNEDGSLGEFNDVVTAGIEHKMGLRAHATALLNFGENDECCGIMVGPPPDARGRSQGLAMMFNMMNESRIGTGHNSNSQAAAAYAFASRYATERIQGRPFGEAKGGRVPIIRHEDVRRMLLDMKAVTEGVRAMIFRGFYCLDIAEHSPDREKARHYADMAAILTPLIKGYGSEATLGIIATAMQVLGGVGYTREYPIEQYLRDSKILTIWEGTTFIHGNDLVGRKMTMNGGSSFSGWMRGIREFAASHAGAASFAAETGMLLRGCDCLEGIKGSYDLWYGDLDNKRQFIPLNAVRALMVCAQVQIAECLLEQAFIAARRLEELPESHFDRSFYEGKIASARHYVRNILPAIFVRYENIKSEDRTCLDCSEEMLVVV
- a CDS encoding TRAP transporter large permease subunit, whose translation is MMDTWLLTIIVFSLLVGFLLTGIPIAFVLLAMGAIGTFYVWGSKGLLMISQTAYGEATDYILLAIPLFVLMANVLKFSGMADELYEIAYRWMGRLRGGLAMGTVAICAIFAAMSGISSAATVSMGLIALPSMLSRGYDKSLALGSINAGGALGILIPPSIIMVLYGSMTDVSVGQLFAGGIIPGILLTVIFIVYIAIRCAMNKGLGPPGEEHFTLRQKIATIKGVLAPLLLVVLVLGVMYLGIATPTEAAGIGAAGAFFAAAIHRRLSWANVKKSLIDTMSLTVMIFWLIIGANTFTHFLAYAGIQDMIQKAILSLEINRWFIMIIIQGIYFILGCFLDPAGILLLTTPIFVPVVANLGFDPLWFGIVFTINMEMAYITPPFGFNLFILKGVAPPEITMTDIYESVWPFAVCQALALATVMAWPELVLYLPSLMVRT